From the Desulfovibrio sp. JY genome, one window contains:
- the cobI gene encoding precorrin-2 C(20)-methyltransferase has product MSTLGTLYGLGVGPGDPELLTLKAARILGEVDTVFAASSSKNDYSIAQAIIAPHLPPQATIVRLPFPMTRDPAALDAAWEANTAAMAAVLTAGRDAAFITLGDPLLYSTFGYVLPRLTARLPGLPVSIVPGITSFQAAAAKVGDVLVESGENLLIASGVDESGRLEKGLAAADNAVILKAYRNFPRLRDLLGRMGLTRATTFATRIGHDGEAIVRKLEDAPEKPHYLSLCLIKRTRV; this is encoded by the coding sequence GTGAGCACACTCGGAACGCTCTATGGCCTTGGCGTCGGCCCGGGGGACCCGGAACTTCTCACCCTCAAGGCGGCCCGGATTCTCGGGGAGGTGGACACGGTCTTCGCCGCCTCGTCGAGCAAGAACGACTATTCCATTGCCCAGGCCATCATCGCGCCGCACCTGCCGCCGCAAGCGACCATCGTGCGCCTGCCCTTCCCCATGACCCGGGACCCGGCCGCCCTCGACGCAGCCTGGGAGGCCAACACCGCCGCCATGGCCGCAGTGCTTACCGCCGGGCGCGACGCGGCGTTTATTACCCTGGGCGATCCGCTGCTCTACAGCACCTTCGGCTACGTGCTGCCGCGCCTGACCGCGCGCCTGCCGGGACTTCCGGTCAGCATCGTGCCGGGGATCACCTCGTTTCAGGCGGCGGCGGCCAAGGTCGGCGACGTGCTGGTCGAATCCGGCGAGAACCTGCTGATCGCCTCGGGCGTGGACGAGAGCGGCCGGCTGGAAAAGGGGCTGGCGGCGGCGGACAACGCCGTCATCCTCAAAGCCTACCGCAACTTTCCCCGACTGCGCGACTTGCTCGGCCGCATGGGCCTGACCCGGGCAACCACCTTCGCCACCCGCATCGGCCACGACGGCGAGGCCATCGTGCGCAAGCTGGAAGACGCGCCGGAAAAGCCCCACTACCTGTCGCTTTGCCTCATCAAACGCACACGCGTCTGA
- a CDS encoding sirohydrochlorin cobaltochelatase — MLRFPRALLALWLCLAMAAPALAGHEAKKEPKRAIVVAAFGTSVPEAAPAIQKMVDRVKAAYPGVPVSLCYTASMIRHKLAREGKAVPPSPAEALAVLPDKGVTDVALFSLQTIPGHEYDDLVRLAEAFSGLPKGLSHVSVSTPLLYAKEDFPRVAKALLASAPKDRKPGEALVLVGHGTDHPANMAYPALQYSLWQLDPNAFVTTVEGTPSFEDLIAELKKRGIKKAWLMPMFAVAGDHAHNDMAGKEEDSLASQLAVAGIAATPQMQGNGDRDAVAAIWMDHLKKTVDALPGK; from the coding sequence ATGCTCCGTTTTCCGCGAGCGCTTTTGGCGTTATGGTTGTGTCTGGCCATGGCCGCGCCGGCCCTGGCCGGTCATGAGGCCAAGAAGGAACCCAAAAGAGCCATTGTCGTGGCCGCCTTCGGCACCAGTGTTCCCGAAGCCGCGCCGGCTATCCAGAAAATGGTCGACCGCGTCAAGGCCGCCTATCCCGGCGTGCCCGTTTCCCTTTGCTACACCGCCTCCATGATCCGCCACAAACTGGCCAGGGAAGGCAAGGCCGTGCCGCCTTCGCCGGCCGAAGCCCTGGCCGTGCTGCCCGACAAGGGTGTCACCGACGTGGCCCTTTTCTCCCTGCAAACCATCCCCGGCCATGAGTACGACGACCTCGTGCGTCTGGCCGAGGCCTTCTCCGGCCTGCCCAAGGGACTCAGCCACGTGTCCGTCAGCACGCCGCTGCTCTACGCCAAGGAGGATTTCCCGCGCGTGGCCAAGGCGCTGCTCGCTTCGGCCCCCAAGGACCGCAAGCCCGGCGAGGCGCTCGTCCTCGTCGGCCATGGCACCGACCACCCGGCCAACATGGCCTACCCGGCCCTGCAATACAGCCTGTGGCAGCTCGATCCCAACGCCTTCGTGACCACGGTCGAAGGCACGCCGAGCTTCGAGGACCTTATCGCGGAGCTCAAAAAGCGCGGTATCAAAAAGGCCTGGCTCATGCCCATGTTCGCCGTGGCCGGGGACCATGCCCACAACGACATGGCCGGCAAGGAAGAGGATTCCCTGGCCTCGCAGCTCGCCGTCGCCGGCATCGCCGCAACGCCCCAGATGCAAGGCAACGGCGATCGTGACGCCGTGGCCGCCATCTGGATGGACCACCTGAAAAAGACCGTGGACGCCCTGCCCGGAAAATAA
- a CDS encoding aminopeptidase — protein MSDANETKNGASSHAIEAKSCWETYASPEQRAGMRELADRYIAFITACKTERETVAYTRKALAEAGYVECPDGEFTGDAVFRVMKGKTVFIARKGKKPLREGFRLVGAHCDTPRIDLKQRPLYESCGVAQLKTHYYGGIRKHQWLARPLALHGVVAKKDGTVIPVTIGEDPSDPVFAIPDLLPHLAYKQVEQKLSDAFEAEKLNILIGHSPEAAPEAAEGCEKKEAKDPIKAKVLSLLYDKYGIEEADLYSAELQAVPAGAARPVGLDKALIGGYGQDDRVCVFTALSALLENPTPEHTQIVLFWDKEEIGSEGSTGAKSRFFEYCLEDLIDAWDPGARKSRVLAAGKALSSDVHAALDPDYQDLHEKLNSATLGYGPVFCKFTGHRGKVGANDAHPEYVAWLRNLLDGAGIPWQMAELGKVDLGGGGTVAKFLAVYGMDIIDFGPAVLSMHSPFEITSAADVYTAVLAYKAFLSS, from the coding sequence ATGAGCGATGCAAACGAAACGAAAAACGGTGCCTCCTCCCACGCCATCGAGGCCAAAAGCTGCTGGGAGACCTACGCCTCCCCGGAGCAGCGCGCCGGCATGCGGGAGCTGGCCGACCGCTACATTGCCTTTATCACCGCCTGCAAGACCGAGCGCGAAACCGTTGCCTACACGCGCAAGGCCCTCGCCGAGGCGGGCTATGTCGAATGTCCGGACGGAGAGTTTACCGGCGACGCGGTCTTTCGCGTCATGAAGGGCAAGACGGTGTTCATCGCCCGCAAGGGCAAAAAGCCCCTGCGCGAGGGTTTCCGGCTGGTCGGCGCCCACTGCGACACGCCGCGCATCGACCTCAAGCAGCGCCCGCTCTACGAATCCTGCGGCGTGGCCCAACTCAAAACCCACTACTACGGCGGCATCCGCAAGCACCAGTGGCTGGCCCGGCCGCTCGCCCTGCACGGCGTGGTGGCCAAAAAGGACGGCACGGTCATCCCGGTGACCATCGGCGAGGACCCGTCCGATCCGGTCTTCGCCATCCCGGACCTGCTGCCGCATCTGGCCTACAAGCAGGTGGAGCAGAAGCTGTCCGACGCCTTCGAGGCGGAAAAGCTCAACATCCTGATCGGCCACAGCCCCGAAGCCGCGCCCGAGGCCGCCGAGGGCTGCGAGAAAAAAGAGGCCAAGGACCCGATCAAGGCCAAGGTCCTCTCGCTTCTCTACGACAAGTACGGCATCGAGGAAGCCGACCTTTACAGCGCCGAGTTGCAGGCCGTTCCGGCCGGGGCGGCCCGGCCCGTGGGCTTGGACAAGGCGCTCATCGGCGGCTACGGCCAGGACGACCGGGTGTGCGTCTTCACCGCCCTTTCCGCCCTGCTCGAGAATCCGACGCCGGAGCACACGCAGATCGTGCTGTTCTGGGACAAGGAGGAGATCGGCTCCGAAGGCTCCACCGGGGCCAAGTCGCGCTTTTTCGAGTACTGCCTGGAAGACCTGATCGACGCCTGGGACCCGGGCGCGCGCAAAAGCCGGGTGCTGGCCGCCGGCAAGGCCCTGTCTTCCGACGTGCATGCCGCCCTTGACCCGGACTACCAGGACCTGCACGAAAAGCTCAATTCCGCGACGCTTGGTTATGGGCCGGTCTTTTGCAAGTTCACCGGGCACCGGGGCAAGGTCGGGGCCAACGACGCCCATCCGGAGTACGTGGCCTGGCTGCGCAACCTCCTCGACGGCGCCGGCATTCCCTGGCAGATGGCCGAACTCGGCAAGGTGGACCTCGGCGGCGGCGGCACGGTGGCCAAGTTCCTGGCCGTCTACGGCATGGACATCATCGACTTCGGCCCGGCCGTGCTCAGCATGCACAGCCCCTTCGAGATCACCAGCGCGGCCGACGTCTACACCGCCGTGCTGGCCTACAAAGCCTTTCTTTCGAGCTAG
- a CDS encoding bifunctional folylpolyglutamate synthase/dihydrofolate synthase: MTASPSDFTDFAAFAAYLDSLGLFHMELTPDRMQAALAGMRLTTLPHLAVQVVGTNGKGSTAAFLAAMLAAHGLPTGLYLSPHFVDVRERILMNGRMLDPADWVAAANAVLGATRGGGEKGRLTYFELLTAMAARIFTDQGAEAAVYEAGLGGAGDATTVLGRDVVLFTPIGMDHAAVIGPTLADITRDKAGAMVPGGVAITGPQSTEVMRILREEATTRGTRLYLAGELAHHDAASRHAVLKRRPRLEIPTARLRLAGPHQSDNATLALAGFSLCADLLGIAPDPDALSRALTETFLPGRLHLLKLPDMAPGLLLDCAHNPPALAALTEALASLRIAPAGLIFTCLGDKDLAAIAPLAARLTAGPIYVPELLDVSRARPAAEVVAALGDRARAVADPAAALDAVRRLEGTVLVCGSMYLLAALFAAPQN; encoded by the coding sequence ATGACTGCATCACCATCTGATTTCACCGATTTTGCCGCGTTTGCGGCCTATCTCGACAGTCTCGGGCTTTTCCACATGGAGCTTACGCCGGACCGGATGCAGGCGGCCCTGGCCGGCATGCGGCTGACCACCCTGCCCCATCTGGCCGTGCAGGTCGTCGGCACCAACGGCAAGGGTTCGACGGCCGCCTTTCTGGCTGCCATGCTGGCCGCCCACGGCCTGCCCACGGGGCTGTACCTGTCGCCCCATTTCGTGGACGTGCGCGAGCGCATCCTCATGAACGGGCGCATGCTCGACCCGGCCGACTGGGTGGCGGCGGCAAACGCGGTTCTTGGCGCCACGCGCGGCGGCGGCGAAAAAGGCCGGCTCACCTATTTCGAGCTGCTGACCGCCATGGCCGCCCGGATTTTCACCGACCAGGGCGCGGAAGCCGCCGTGTACGAGGCCGGACTCGGCGGCGCGGGCGACGCCACCACCGTCCTTGGCCGCGATGTAGTGCTTTTCACGCCCATCGGCATGGACCATGCGGCGGTCATCGGCCCGACCCTGGCCGACATCACCCGGGACAAGGCCGGGGCCATGGTCCCGGGCGGCGTCGCCATAACCGGCCCGCAATCCACGGAAGTCATGCGTATTCTTCGGGAAGAGGCCACGACGCGGGGCACGCGGCTCTACCTTGCCGGCGAACTGGCCCACCACGACGCCGCAAGCCGTCATGCCGTGCTCAAAAGACGGCCGCGCCTGGAGATCCCCACCGCCCGGCTGCGCCTGGCCGGACCGCACCAGTCCGACAACGCCACCCTGGCCCTGGCCGGATTCTCCCTGTGCGCCGACCTGCTCGGCATCGCGCCGGACCCCGATGCCTTGTCCCGGGCGCTGACTGAAACGTTTCTCCCCGGCCGGCTCCATCTGCTCAAGCTCCCGGACATGGCCCCGGGGCTGCTTTTGGACTGCGCCCACAACCCGCCGGCGCTGGCCGCCCTGACCGAGGCGCTCGCGTCCCTGCGCATCGCCCCCGCGGGATTGATCTTCACCTGCCTTGGCGACAAGGACCTTGCCGCCATCGCGCCCCTGGCCGCCAGACTGACCGCCGGTCCCATCTACGTGCCCGAGCTGCTGGACGTGTCCCGGGCGCGGCCTGCGGCGGAAGTCGTGGCCGCCCTGGGCGATCGGGCCAGGGCCGTGGCCGATCCGGCCGCCGCCCTCGATGCCGTGCGCCGCCTGGAAGGGACGGTGCTGGTGTGCGGCTCCATGTACCTGCTGGCAGCGCTCTTCGCCGCGCCGCAAAATTGA
- a CDS encoding iron ABC transporter permease, with protein MTRNRSQGAAARALLPALAGLASLATACLAGAYPASPGQVAAVLGRAMGLPVTAPADPALTAVVLDLRLWRGVLAYGVGAALAVAGGVFQGVLRNPLADPFTLGVSGGAAFGAALSLTLGLAAASGSVIATPLCALAGGGAALAFVLALARACGGLRRETVVLAGIIAATFLSALLSLTKALNEESVAGIVFWIMGGFQGRGKAELALFLPCFLAGALLIRLYIRECDILLLGETQARQLGVAAGRARLALLTGASLLTAGAVAVSGVIGFVGLIAPHACRRLFSAEHGTLLPQSALCGGALLVFADVLARTILPGGAELPVGVVTALLGGPFFCFLLVTGRDGGRA; from the coding sequence ATGACCCGAAACCGCTCACAAGGCGCGGCTGCGCGCGCCCTGCTCCCGGCCCTGGCCGGGCTGGCCTCCCTGGCGACGGCCTGCCTGGCCGGGGCCTATCCGGCCAGCCCGGGGCAGGTGGCCGCCGTTCTTGGCCGGGCCATGGGCCTGCCCGTGACCGCCCCGGCCGATCCGGCGCTGACCGCCGTGGTGCTCGACCTGCGTCTGTGGCGGGGGGTGCTGGCCTACGGCGTGGGCGCGGCCCTGGCCGTGGCCGGCGGGGTGTTTCAGGGCGTGCTGCGAAATCCCCTGGCCGATCCCTTTACCCTTGGCGTCTCGGGCGGCGCGGCCTTCGGCGCGGCCCTTTCCCTGACCCTCGGCCTGGCCGCCGCCTCGGGAAGCGTCATCGCCACCCCGCTTTGCGCCCTGGCCGGCGGTGGGGCGGCCCTGGCCTTCGTGCTGGCCCTGGCCCGGGCCTGCGGCGGATTGCGCCGAGAGACGGTGGTTCTGGCCGGCATCATCGCCGCCACCTTCCTTTCGGCCCTGCTGTCGCTCACCAAGGCGCTCAACGAGGAATCCGTAGCCGGCATCGTCTTTTGGATCATGGGCGGCTTCCAGGGACGGGGCAAGGCCGAGCTGGCGCTTTTCCTGCCCTGCTTTCTGGCTGGCGCGCTCCTGATTCGCCTGTACATCCGCGAGTGCGACATCCTGCTTCTGGGCGAAACCCAGGCGCGCCAATTGGGCGTTGCCGCAGGCCGGGCACGCCTTGCCCTCCTTACCGGAGCGAGTCTTCTGACCGCCGGGGCCGTGGCCGTCTCCGGGGTCATCGGCTTTGTCGGGCTCATCGCCCCCCATGCCTGCCGCCGGCTTTTTTCCGCCGAACACGGCACGCTGCTGCCGCAAAGCGCGCTGTGCGGCGGGGCGCTCCTGGTCTTTGCCGACGTACTGGCCCGCACCATCCTGCCCGGCGGCGCGGAGCTGCCCGTGGGCGTGGTGACGGCGCTTCTCGGCGGCCCGTTTTTCTGTTTCCTGCTCGTCACGGGCCGCGACGGTGGCCGGGCGTGA
- the selA gene encoding L-seryl-tRNA(Sec) selenium transferase has product MQNLFRLLPAVDAVLADLAALPDLAAAPRPLVHDAVTDFLDGLRADIKAGRITDPAQLAPEALSGQCARFAVAACRPHFRRVVNATGVVVHTNLGRSLLADAAIDAAAAACRRYSNLEFDLAAGERGSRYSHVVAILQKLTGAEAALVVNNNAAAVLIALETLAKGREAIVSRGQLVEIGGSFRIPEVMAKSGAILREVGATNRTHPRDYENAITEDTALLLKVHASNYRIIGFTKEVSLPELVAIGRAHDLPVMEDLGSGNLTDFAGIGLPGEPTVQQAVASGADIVTFSGDKVLGGPQAGILVGKAQYIEAIRKNPLNRAVRIDKMTLAALEATLRLYLDPATARKEIPTLAMITAAPEALAKKARRLAAILKKSLAGRYAVKALPGASRVGGGAFPEHDLPTTLVSLTPLAGAPSPDALRERLLVTDPPLVGRIEGDAFLLDPRTLADDELKLVARVLDAALAG; this is encoded by the coding sequence GTGCAAAACCTCTTTCGCCTGCTGCCCGCCGTGGACGCGGTCCTGGCCGATCTGGCCGCCCTGCCCGATCTCGCCGCCGCGCCGCGCCCGCTCGTGCATGACGCGGTCACGGATTTCCTCGACGGGCTGCGCGCCGACATCAAGGCCGGCCGCATCACCGATCCGGCCCAGCTCGCCCCCGAGGCGCTTTCGGGTCAATGCGCCCGGTTCGCCGTGGCTGCCTGCCGGCCCCATTTCCGGCGCGTGGTCAACGCCACGGGCGTGGTGGTGCACACCAACCTCGGCCGGTCGCTTCTGGCCGACGCCGCCATCGACGCCGCGGCCGCCGCCTGTCGGCGCTACTCCAACCTGGAATTCGACCTCGCCGCCGGCGAACGCGGCAGCCGCTACAGCCACGTGGTGGCGATCCTGCAAAAGCTCACCGGGGCCGAAGCGGCGCTCGTGGTCAACAACAACGCCGCCGCCGTGCTCATCGCCCTGGAAACCCTGGCCAAGGGCCGCGAGGCCATCGTCTCGCGCGGCCAGCTGGTCGAAATCGGCGGCTCGTTTCGCATCCCCGAGGTCATGGCCAAATCCGGGGCCATCCTGCGCGAGGTCGGGGCCACCAACCGCACCCATCCCCGGGACTACGAAAACGCCATCACCGAGGACACGGCGCTTCTGCTCAAGGTCCACGCCTCCAACTACCGCATCATCGGCTTCACCAAGGAAGTCTCGCTGCCGGAACTGGTGGCCATCGGCCGCGCCCATGACCTGCCCGTGATGGAGGACCTCGGCAGCGGCAACCTGACCGATTTCGCCGGCATCGGCCTGCCCGGCGAACCGACGGTGCAGCAGGCCGTGGCCTCGGGCGCGGACATCGTGACCTTTTCCGGGGACAAGGTCCTCGGCGGCCCCCAGGCCGGCATCCTCGTGGGCAAGGCCCAATACATCGAGGCGATCCGCAAAAATCCGCTCAACCGGGCCGTGCGCATCGACAAGATGACGCTGGCCGCCCTCGAGGCCACGCTGCGCCTCTACCTCGACCCGGCAACCGCCAGAAAGGAAATCCCGACCCTGGCCATGATCACCGCCGCGCCGGAAGCGCTGGCCAAAAAAGCCCGGCGGCTGGCCGCGATCCTGAAAAAATCCCTGGCCGGACGCTATGCCGTCAAAGCCCTGCCCGGCGCTTCTCGGGTCGGCGGCGGCGCCTTTCCGGAACACGACCTGCCGACCACGCTGGTCTCCCTGACGCCCCTTGCCGGCGCGCCGTCGCCGGACGCCCTGCGGGAACGGCTGCTCGTCACCGACCCGCCGCTGGTCGGGCGCATCGAGGGCGACGCCTTTCTCCTGGACCCGCGCACCCTGGCCGACGATGAACTCAAACTCGTGGCCCGGGTCCTGGACGCGGCCCTGGCCGGCTAG
- a CDS encoding ABC transporter substrate-binding protein: MTDDLGHVITLKAPAKRIVALYGAYNEILAGMGLTDRIVARTEADDKPAAIAALPVIGTHMRPNLERVLAVRPDLVLQTAGRGEAEQAAANLAKLGVPVAVFSLHDFDSLFAAIDRIGVLTGAQKQAAALDASLKKRLAAVAANAPEGKKPKVFFEVRSGNLLAAGKGSMVDAVIRAAGGENAVSLDKKLVRLTDEELLRLAPDVCLTQRGPMNAEARSMADRPEYASLPCVKNGRAYVVDEALFSRPGPGSVDAAEELARILAGKPATPAREARP; the protein is encoded by the coding sequence ATCACGGATGACCTCGGCCACGTCATAACGCTCAAGGCTCCAGCCAAACGCATCGTAGCCCTTTACGGCGCGTACAACGAAATTCTCGCCGGTATGGGACTCACCGATCGCATCGTGGCCCGCACCGAAGCCGACGACAAGCCGGCCGCCATCGCCGCCCTGCCTGTCATCGGCACCCACATGCGCCCCAACCTGGAGCGCGTGCTGGCGGTTAGGCCCGACCTCGTGCTGCAAACCGCCGGGCGCGGCGAAGCCGAGCAGGCGGCCGCCAACCTGGCCAAACTGGGCGTGCCGGTGGCCGTTTTTTCCCTCCACGATTTCGATTCGCTTTTTGCCGCCATCGACCGCATCGGCGTGCTGACCGGCGCGCAAAAACAGGCGGCAGCGCTTGACGCAAGCCTCAAAAAGCGCCTCGCCGCCGTGGCCGCGAACGCTCCCGAGGGAAAGAAGCCCAAGGTCTTTTTCGAGGTCCGCTCCGGCAACCTGCTGGCCGCCGGCAAAGGCTCCATGGTCGATGCCGTGATCCGCGCCGCCGGCGGGGAAAACGCCGTGAGCCTGGACAAAAAACTCGTGCGGCTGACCGACGAGGAACTCTTGCGCCTGGCTCCGGACGTCTGCCTGACCCAGCGCGGCCCCATGAACGCCGAAGCCCGGTCCATGGCCGACCGGCCGGAATACGCCTCGCTGCCCTGCGTCAAAAACGGCCGGGCTTACGTCGTCGACGAGGCGCTTTTCTCCCGCCCCGGACCGGGAAGCGTGGACGCGGCGGAGGAACTTGCCCGGATACTGGCCGGCAAGCCGGCGACGCCGGCCCGGGAGGCACGTCCGTGA
- a CDS encoding ABC transporter ATP-binding protein: MIRIEGLRAGYGGRDVLADIDLHIAPGEMVGLLGPNGAGKTTLLLAATGILPPMAGSVSLAGRNIASLSARERARLVAVVPQRAESAGGLTVRTVVRMGRYPYLPFLGGYGEADADATKAAMAAVGVSHLADRRMNELSGGEFQRALTARALAQDARAMILDEASASLDMARKMELYGLLAARNAAGTTIVAALHDINLAALFCRRLIFIKNGRIEADGPVAAVFTSQTLSRIYETEILVITHPKSGLPQALAVPAAPAAGAARNDPGGPGGPGGNGHHG, from the coding sequence GTGATCCGCATCGAGGGACTTCGGGCCGGGTACGGCGGCCGCGACGTGTTGGCCGACATCGACCTGCACATCGCCCCAGGCGAGATGGTGGGCCTCTTGGGCCCCAACGGCGCGGGCAAGACCACGCTGCTTCTGGCCGCAACCGGGATACTTCCCCCAATGGCCGGAAGCGTCTCCCTGGCCGGGCGAAACATCGCCAGCCTCTCTGCCCGGGAGCGGGCCAGGCTTGTGGCCGTGGTGCCCCAGCGGGCCGAAAGCGCGGGAGGGCTCACCGTGCGCACGGTGGTGCGCATGGGCCGCTATCCCTACCTGCCCTTCCTTGGCGGCTACGGCGAGGCCGACGCGGACGCGACCAAGGCGGCCATGGCGGCGGTCGGTGTGAGCCACCTCGCCGACCGGCGCATGAACGAGCTTTCCGGCGGCGAGTTCCAGCGGGCGCTGACGGCCCGGGCCCTGGCCCAGGACGCGCGCGCCATGATCCTGGACGAAGCCTCGGCCAGCCTGGACATGGCCCGGAAAATGGAGCTCTACGGGCTCCTGGCCGCCCGCAATGCCGCCGGCACGACCATCGTGGCGGCGCTGCACGACATCAACCTGGCGGCGCTTTTCTGCCGTCGCCTGATATTTATTAAAAACGGCCGCATCGAGGCCGACGGCCCGGTGGCCGCCGTCTTTACCAGCCAAACATTGTCGAGGATTTATGAAACCGAAATCCTGGTCATCACCCATCCGAAAAGCGGCCTACCCCAGGCGTTGGCCGTACCTGCCGCTCCTGCTGCTGGCGCTGCTCGTAACGACCCAGGCGGCCCTGGCGGCCCAGGCGGGAACGGACATCACGGATGA
- the selB gene encoding selenocysteine-specific translation elongation factor yields the protein MPVIMGTAGHIDHGKTTLIKALTGIDCDRLAEEKKRGITIELGFAFMDLPGGARLGIIDVPGHERFVKNMVAGAAGIDFVTLVIAADEGVMPQTREHLDICTLLGIETGVVALTKADMVDADWLAMVTDDVRAELAGTFLADAPIFPVSSHTGAGLPELRAALAELAANFAPKRRSDLARLPIDRVFTLKGHGTVVTGTLIAGTFTIGDDVRLYPSDKRSKIRSLQSHGQPVEVSPAGRRTAVNLAGLEVEDVERGEVLARPGTLFPETAWEVELSCLASAPRGIKHRTEVHFHHGTREVLARVHLLDRDKLEPGETAVCQIRFPEPLAGVYGDRVVIRSGAPLRTMAGGRILSPLARKVKRFDADAAAPLAALATAEGAELVALQLARAGAEGLGFSRLMTLTDLESKSLDKALSGLCDKGAAALVDREGREGRHFVHGDVVTALTQTLTDFVAAYHKREPLKLGISRSELASTWGKALAPKLFHFVVERQLRAGRLATDQDVLRLPDHKVSLASDQAKLRETLLAAYRAGGLTPPNVKDILEPLDLTFKEAQPVYKVLLDEGLIVKAQENMYFCAEAITGLIEKVRAYYAAGATDMGPAEFRELTGLSRKFLIALLEYLDKEKVTVRVGDKRQLRRK from the coding sequence ATGCCAGTCATCATGGGGACGGCCGGGCACATCGACCACGGCAAGACGACGCTGATCAAGGCGCTGACGGGCATTGACTGCGACCGGCTGGCCGAGGAGAAAAAACGCGGCATCACCATCGAGCTGGGCTTTGCCTTCATGGACCTGCCGGGCGGCGCGCGGCTCGGCATCATCGACGTGCCGGGCCATGAGCGCTTCGTCAAGAACATGGTGGCCGGCGCGGCGGGCATCGATTTCGTCACCCTCGTCATCGCCGCCGACGAAGGCGTCATGCCCCAGACCCGCGAGCACCTGGACATCTGCACCCTGCTCGGCATCGAGACCGGCGTCGTGGCCCTGACCAAGGCCGACATGGTGGACGCGGACTGGCTGGCGATGGTCACGGACGACGTGCGCGCCGAGCTTGCCGGCACGTTCCTGGCCGACGCCCCCATTTTTCCCGTCTCGTCCCATACCGGGGCCGGCCTGCCCGAACTGCGCGCGGCCCTGGCCGAGCTGGCCGCCAATTTCGCGCCGAAGCGGCGCTCCGATCTGGCCCGGCTGCCCATCGACCGCGTCTTTACCCTCAAGGGCCACGGCACCGTGGTCACGGGCACGCTCATTGCCGGCACGTTCACGATCGGCGACGACGTGCGCCTCTACCCCTCGGACAAACGCAGCAAAATCCGTAGCCTGCAATCCCACGGCCAACCCGTGGAAGTATCGCCGGCCGGACGGCGCACGGCCGTCAACCTGGCCGGGCTCGAGGTCGAGGACGTGGAGCGCGGCGAGGTGCTGGCCCGGCCGGGCACGCTTTTCCCGGAAACCGCCTGGGAGGTGGAGCTTTCCTGTCTGGCCTCGGCCCCGCGCGGCATAAAGCACCGCACCGAGGTGCATTTCCACCACGGCACGCGGGAAGTCCTGGCCCGGGTGCATCTGCTCGACCGCGACAAGCTGGAGCCCGGCGAGACGGCCGTGTGCCAGATCCGCTTTCCCGAGCCCCTGGCCGGGGTCTACGGCGACCGGGTGGTCATCCGCTCGGGCGCGCCGCTACGCACCATGGCCGGCGGGCGCATCCTTTCGCCGCTTGCCCGCAAGGTCAAACGCTTCGACGCCGACGCGGCCGCGCCGCTTGCCGCCCTGGCCACGGCCGAAGGAGCGGAACTCGTCGCCCTGCAACTGGCCCGGGCCGGCGCCGAGGGACTGGGATTTTCCCGGCTGATGACGCTTACCGACCTCGAATCCAAGTCCCTGGACAAGGCGCTTTCCGGCCTGTGCGACAAGGGCGCGGCCGCGCTTGTCGACCGCGAAGGCAGGGAAGGACGCCATTTCGTCCACGGCGACGTCGTCACGGCGTTGACGCAAACCCTTACCGATTTCGTGGCCGCCTACCACAAGCGCGAACCGCTTAAGCTCGGCATCTCGCGCAGCGAGCTGGCCTCCACCTGGGGCAAGGCGCTTGCGCCCAAGCTTTTCCATTTCGTGGTCGAACGCCAGCTTCGGGCCGGCAGGCTGGCCACCGACCAAGACGTGCTGCGCCTGCCCGACCACAAGGTTTCCCTGGCCTCGGATCAGGCCAAGCTGCGCGAAACGCTCCTTGCCGCCTACCGCGCCGGCGGCCTCACCCCGCCAAACGTCAAGGATATCCTGGAGCCCCTGGACCTGACCTTCAAGGAGGCCCAGCCCGTCTACAAGGTGCTCCTGGACGAAGGACTTATCGTCAAGGCCCAGGAAAACATGTATTTTTGCGCCGAGGCCATAACGGGGCTCATCGAGAAGGTGCGCGCCTACTACGCCGCCGGAGCCACGGACATGGGGCCGGCGGAATTTCGGGAACTGACGGGGCTGTCCCGCAAGTTCCTCATCGCCCTGCTCGAATACCTGGACAAGGAAAAGGTGACCGTGCGCGTCGGCGACAAGCGCCAGTTGCGCAGGAAATAG